The Pseudofrankia inefficax genome window below encodes:
- a CDS encoding pirin family protein, translating into MSGPVTGADTLVGQPGASTDPPPQVRLTDGRAQTVGAIPVRRTLPIRTRRTVGAWCFVDHMGPLAVGPDAGARGIDIGPHPHTGLHTVTWLMAGEVRHRDSLGSEQLVRPGQLNLMTAGHGVVHAEEGTDYRGPLHGVQLWVAQPAATRDGPAAFEHHGELPRAEIGAAVATVLVGELAGAASPARRDSELMGADLVLRPGRTVLPLRPDFEYALVVTEGAVLVANGPAGEVVARPGQLAYLGAGRAEVTLDVREPARALVLGGVPFGEPIVMWWNFVARTRAELTTSFEQWEARDERFGPVASELGRVPAPAPPWR; encoded by the coding sequence ATGAGCGGCCCGGTCACCGGCGCGGACACCCTGGTGGGCCAGCCCGGGGCGAGCACGGACCCGCCGCCGCAGGTGCGGCTCACCGACGGCCGCGCGCAGACCGTCGGTGCGATCCCGGTACGCCGGACGCTGCCGATCCGGACCCGGCGGACCGTCGGAGCCTGGTGCTTCGTCGACCACATGGGCCCGCTCGCGGTCGGGCCGGACGCGGGGGCGCGTGGCATCGACATCGGCCCGCACCCGCACACCGGGCTGCACACCGTCACCTGGCTGATGGCCGGGGAGGTCCGCCATCGCGACAGCCTCGGCTCCGAGCAGCTCGTCAGGCCGGGCCAGCTCAACCTGATGACGGCCGGCCATGGCGTCGTCCACGCCGAGGAGGGCACCGACTACCGCGGCCCGCTGCACGGCGTGCAGCTGTGGGTGGCGCAGCCCGCGGCGACCCGGGACGGCCCGGCCGCGTTCGAGCACCACGGCGAGCTGCCGCGCGCCGAGATCGGCGCCGCGGTGGCCACCGTGCTGGTCGGCGAGCTCGCGGGCGCGGCGTCGCCGGCGCGCCGGGACAGTGAGCTGATGGGCGCCGACCTGGTGCTGCGGCCGGGGCGGACCGTGCTTCCGCTGCGGCCCGACTTCGAGTACGCCCTGGTCGTGACCGAGGGCGCGGTGCTGGTCGCGAACGGCCCGGCCGGCGAGGTGGTGGCCCGGCCGGGGCAGCTGGCCTACCTCGGCGCCGGCCGCGCGGAGGTGACGCTCGACGTGCGCGAGCCGGCCCGCGCGCTGGTGCTCGGCGGCGTCCCGTTCGGCGAGCCGATCGTCATGTGGTGGAACTTCGTGGCGCGCACCCGCGCCGAGCTCACCACGTCGTTCGAGCAGTGGGAGGCCCGCGACGAGCGGTTCGGCCCGGTCGCCTCCGAACTCGGCCGCGTCCCGGCCCCGGCGCCGCCCTGGCGGTAG
- a CDS encoding enoyl-CoA hydratase/isomerase family protein: MAVVRLEVADGVGTIRLDRPKVNALNAELTAELRAVALEASRRDDIRAVVLYGGERVFAAGADIKEMAPMDVAAMSGWATDLTQTFELVARIPKPVFAAVTGYALGGGLELALCADFRIFADNAKVGQPEILLGVIPGAGGTQRLPRLVGPSRAKELVFSGRQVRAQEALEIGLADVVVPAAEVYDEAIRRAKRFVDGPALALAAAKRAIDDGLEMGLSEALRLENGLFVGLFGTQDQKVGMESFQENGPGKAKFTGH, from the coding sequence GTGGCGGTCGTACGGCTAGAGGTTGCGGACGGTGTGGGGACGATCCGGCTGGATCGGCCGAAGGTGAACGCGCTGAACGCTGAGCTCACGGCGGAGCTGCGCGCCGTGGCGCTGGAGGCGTCCCGGCGCGACGACATCCGCGCGGTCGTCCTCTACGGCGGCGAGCGGGTGTTCGCGGCGGGCGCCGACATCAAGGAGATGGCTCCCATGGACGTCGCCGCCATGTCCGGGTGGGCGACGGACCTCACCCAGACGTTCGAGCTCGTGGCGCGCATCCCGAAGCCGGTCTTCGCCGCGGTCACCGGCTACGCGCTCGGCGGCGGGCTGGAGCTGGCCCTGTGCGCCGACTTCCGGATCTTCGCGGACAACGCCAAGGTCGGGCAGCCGGAGATCCTGCTCGGCGTGATCCCTGGCGCGGGCGGCACCCAGCGGCTGCCCAGGCTGGTCGGCCCGTCCAGGGCGAAGGAGCTGGTGTTCTCCGGCCGGCAGGTGCGCGCCCAGGAGGCACTGGAGATCGGCCTGGCCGACGTGGTCGTCCCGGCGGCAGAGGTCTACGACGAGGCGATCCGGCGGGCGAAGCGGTTCGTCGACGGCCCGGCGCTGGCCCTCGCCGCGGCGAAGCGGGCGATCGACGACGGGCTGGAGATGGGCCTGTCGGAGGCGCTGCGGCTGGAGAACGGGCTGTTCGTCGGCCTCTTCGGCACGCAGGACCAGAAGGTCGGCATGGAGTCCTTCCAGGAGAACGGCCCCGGCAAGGCGAAGTTCACCGGCCACTGA
- the glgX gene encoding glycogen debranching protein GlgX, protein MSYTFDSGLVRPDPALPLVLPGAPVPLGVTPDAGGVNVAVVAPGADAVELCLLDPEQGEVRYRLPERSGGVWHGYVRGVRPGQRYGLRAHGPYDPARGLRYNPAKLLLDPYARRVEGTLVPDQAIFGYADGDPYGYLADGTDSAPYVPVGVVTPVPSTVAARAVPAARRGGAPTVTDPTRNRPHTPWPDTVIYELHVRGFTKLHPALPRHLRGTYAGLAHPAVVEHLVGLGVTAVELLPVHAFVSEPVLTERGLSNFWGYNSLGFFAPHPGYAATDDPVSEFRAMVAALHDAGLEVLLDVVYNHTAEQDERGPTLSMRGLDNPVYYRLEPTDARRYRDVTGCGNTLNVTSPHVVRLICDSLRYWVTEMGVDGFRFDLAAALARNPDAFDPDAPVLTAIGQDPVLARTKLIAEPWDVGWGGYQVGAFPPPWAEWNDRFRATVRDTWTARAASAADLGYRITASSDLFDHAGRSPSASVNFVTAHDGFTLADLVSYEHKHNEANLEDNRDGEGHNRSSNHGAEGPTDDPAILERRRRVRRAMLGTLLLSAGVPMLVAGDEFGRSQGGNNNAYCQDNPVSWLGWPRRRAGRGRWPRRSDRPADDEPGPRTGGEAATVPRTGAADQRSTRSPAPDPAGDDPGLPDLVACLLALRRASPALRRPRFFHGGQSTVAHRADMTWFLADGSQMSDADWNAPDPATVVAFIAGDSLDWLGPDGTPASGDSLLLVLHPGGADMDVRLPGDPWATRYDLLLDSTAADLDGARAAIGDPRRPLATYPAGAILSAPWSSLLVLRAQR, encoded by the coding sequence GTGTCGTACACGTTCGACTCAGGTCTCGTGCGCCCGGACCCGGCGCTGCCCCTCGTGCTGCCCGGTGCGCCGGTCCCGCTCGGCGTCACGCCCGACGCCGGTGGCGTGAACGTCGCCGTCGTCGCGCCGGGGGCCGATGCCGTCGAGCTGTGCCTGCTGGATCCGGAGCAAGGCGAGGTTCGCTATCGGCTGCCCGAGCGGTCTGGCGGCGTCTGGCACGGCTACGTCCGCGGCGTCCGGCCCGGTCAGCGGTACGGCCTGCGCGCCCATGGGCCGTACGACCCGGCCCGCGGCCTGCGCTACAACCCGGCGAAGCTGCTGCTGGACCCGTACGCCCGTCGCGTCGAGGGCACGCTGGTCCCGGACCAGGCGATCTTCGGCTACGCCGACGGCGACCCGTACGGCTACCTCGCGGACGGGACCGACTCGGCGCCCTACGTCCCGGTCGGCGTCGTCACCCCCGTGCCGAGCACCGTCGCGGCCCGCGCGGTGCCCGCCGCCCGGCGCGGCGGCGCACCGACGGTCACCGACCCGACCCGCAACCGGCCCCACACCCCCTGGCCCGACACGGTGATCTACGAGCTGCACGTCCGCGGCTTCACGAAGCTGCACCCGGCCCTGCCGCGGCACCTGCGGGGCACCTACGCGGGCCTGGCCCACCCGGCCGTCGTCGAGCACCTGGTCGGGCTCGGGGTGACCGCCGTCGAGCTGTTGCCGGTGCACGCGTTCGTCTCCGAGCCGGTCCTCACCGAACGCGGGCTCAGCAACTTCTGGGGCTACAACTCGCTGGGCTTCTTCGCCCCGCACCCCGGCTACGCGGCCACCGACGACCCGGTCTCCGAGTTCCGCGCCATGGTCGCCGCGCTGCACGACGCCGGTCTGGAGGTACTGCTGGACGTCGTCTACAACCACACCGCCGAACAGGACGAGCGCGGCCCGACGCTGTCGATGCGCGGCCTCGACAACCCGGTCTACTACCGGCTGGAGCCGACCGACGCCCGCCGCTACCGGGACGTCACCGGCTGCGGCAACACCCTGAACGTCACCTCGCCGCACGTGGTCCGGCTGATCTGCGACTCGCTGCGCTACTGGGTGACGGAGATGGGCGTCGACGGGTTCCGCTTCGACCTGGCCGCGGCGCTGGCCCGCAACCCGGACGCGTTCGACCCCGACGCCCCGGTGCTGACCGCGATCGGCCAGGACCCGGTGCTCGCGCGGACGAAGCTGATCGCCGAGCCCTGGGACGTCGGCTGGGGCGGCTACCAGGTGGGCGCGTTCCCGCCGCCGTGGGCCGAGTGGAACGACCGGTTCCGCGCGACCGTCCGGGACACCTGGACGGCCCGGGCGGCGAGCGCCGCCGACCTCGGCTACCGGATCACCGCGTCGTCCGACCTGTTCGACCACGCCGGCCGCTCGCCGAGCGCGTCGGTCAACTTCGTCACCGCGCACGACGGCTTCACTCTCGCAGACCTGGTCTCGTACGAGCACAAGCACAACGAGGCGAACCTGGAGGACAACCGCGACGGCGAGGGCCACAACCGCTCGTCCAACCACGGCGCCGAGGGGCCGACCGACGACCCCGCGATCCTGGAACGCCGCCGCCGGGTCCGCCGGGCGATGCTGGGCACGCTCCTGCTGTCGGCCGGGGTGCCGATGCTGGTCGCCGGTGACGAGTTCGGCCGCTCCCAGGGCGGCAACAACAACGCCTACTGCCAGGACAACCCGGTCTCCTGGCTCGGCTGGCCGCGGCGCAGGGCCGGCCGCGGCAGGTGGCCCCGGCGCTCGGACCGCCCGGCCGACGACGAGCCCGGTCCACGGACCGGCGGCGAGGCGGCCACCGTCCCCAGGACCGGCGCGGCCGACCAGCGGAGCACGCGCTCCCCGGCGCCCGACCCGGCCGGCGACGACCCCGGCCTGCCCGACCTGGTCGCCTGCCTGCTGGCGCTGCGCCGCGCCTCGCCCGCGCTGCGCCGGCCGCGCTTCTTCCACGGCGGCCAGTCGACAGTCGCGCATCGGGCCGACATGACCTGGTTCCTCGCCGACGGCTCCCAGATGTCCGACGCCGACTGGAACGCGCCGGACCCGGCCACCGTCGTCGCGTTCATCGCGGGGGACAGCCTCGACTGGCTCGGCCCGGACGGGACGCCGGCCAGCGGCGACAGCCTCCTGCTCGTCCTGCACCCCGGCGGTGCGGACATGGACGTCCGCCTGCCCGGCGACCCGTGGGCCACCCGGTACGACCTGCTCCTCGACTCGACCGCCGCCGACCTCGACGGCGCCCGCGCGGCCATCGGCGACCCGCGCCGCCCACTGGCGACCTACCCGGCCGGCGCGATCCTGAGCGCCCCCTGGTCGTCGCTCCTGGTCCTGCGCGCCCAGCGTTGA
- a CDS encoding endonuclease/exonuclease/phosphatase family protein → MTSGESPGKTAADLANDRTADGTALGGEHDVRRPPAGRTVLGWLTWLVLAVLALLALGRLTHLDDALAYPYSVVNALTPLVYLPAYAAAAVGFGLRRNLLMLAAVPLIGLHLFWTVPELWPSSPDDVPAGAVSVRLLAANLQYSNARAQDLAPQIAAQHPDIVVLEEVSPLTFAGIDGSGALKPYPYRVVHQDLGAFGYAVFSRFPLSAVRAPVVGGEPMARMTVTVGDGQRFELFAVHTISPTTTAYTKRWRAQLDQLAADVRSSPLPVVLAGDFNATRDHRPFRHLLDSGVRDAHDVTGAGWQPTWPADLTLPPVIRIDHVLASPAFAITGYHRGGNDGSDHLPVIANLALRRP, encoded by the coding sequence GTGACTTCGGGGGAGAGCCCCGGCAAGACGGCGGCCGACCTGGCGAACGACCGGACCGCCGACGGGACCGCGCTCGGCGGCGAGCACGACGTTCGGCGCCCGCCCGCGGGCCGCACGGTGCTCGGCTGGCTGACGTGGCTCGTGCTGGCCGTCCTGGCGCTGCTCGCGCTGGGCCGGCTGACGCACCTCGACGACGCGTTGGCCTACCCGTACTCGGTGGTGAACGCGCTGACGCCACTGGTGTACCTGCCCGCGTACGCCGCCGCGGCGGTCGGCTTCGGGCTGCGGCGCAACCTGCTGATGCTCGCCGCCGTGCCGCTGATCGGGCTGCACCTGTTCTGGACGGTGCCGGAGCTCTGGCCGAGCAGCCCCGACGATGTCCCAGCGGGCGCCGTCTCGGTCCGCCTGCTCGCCGCGAATCTCCAGTACTCGAACGCGCGGGCTCAGGATCTCGCCCCGCAGATCGCGGCCCAGCACCCGGACATCGTCGTGCTGGAGGAGGTCTCCCCGCTGACGTTCGCCGGCATCGACGGCTCCGGCGCGCTGAAGCCCTACCCATACCGCGTGGTCCACCAGGACCTGGGGGCGTTCGGGTACGCCGTCTTCTCCCGGTTCCCGCTGTCGGCCGTGCGCGCGCCCGTGGTCGGCGGGGAGCCGATGGCCCGGATGACGGTCACGGTCGGCGACGGCCAGCGGTTCGAGCTGTTCGCCGTCCACACGATCTCGCCGACGACCACGGCCTACACGAAGCGTTGGCGCGCCCAGCTGGACCAGCTCGCCGCCGACGTGCGGAGCTCACCGCTGCCGGTCGTGCTGGCCGGCGACTTCAACGCGACCCGGGATCATCGCCCGTTCCGCCACCTGCTGGACTCCGGGGTCAGGGACGCCCATGACGTCACCGGCGCCGGGTGGCAGCCCACCTGGCCGGCCGACCTGACCCTGCCGCCGGTCATCCGGATCGACCACGTGCTCGCCTCACCGGCGTTCGCGATCACCGGCTACCACCGCGGCGGCAACGACGGCAGCGACCACCTTCCCGTCATCGCCAACCTGGCGCTCCGTCGGCCGTAG
- a CDS encoding transcriptional regulator, which produces MSDTRFAKQVNSRARHHRRIELGLARTTVGHWRRGMRPRDPMVAELAAAEVSALVGYPVLPADLGWRGEHYGREDLGLNVADAPVETVRTLAGLTGRDMRRRDMLQDGPAFVASAFAEPVLSSITGVVRRAMQLSTEVSTSSAAMIRDMTETFRRLDARFGSGEIRSQVVTFLHDRTRAAMRDNPDADLCGALAELTQFGGWLAQDSDRQALAQRYYIQALSLAEHADDAQLAGRVLAAMSDQAARLGYERQGLSMARAAVDRAHRRAAPTVEAMLYDKHAWACAQAKDEAGCVGALNAMERAIGRGADADEPAWAAHYNAGDVAECVGHCYLLLDRPERAAEYLVEARVLQDSSRARTRSYAEADLAIAYLRGQSPDLEAALEAGQRAVEFAGPVSSVRVTDKLRELDTAFAPYRATSADVQEWRADAAQIVDRFPTSRRPGPLD; this is translated from the coding sequence ATGTCGGACACCCGGTTCGCGAAGCAGGTCAACAGCCGGGCCCGCCACCACCGGCGGATCGAGCTCGGTCTGGCGCGCACGACCGTGGGGCACTGGCGGCGGGGGATGCGGCCCCGGGACCCGATGGTGGCCGAGCTGGCGGCCGCCGAGGTGTCGGCGCTGGTGGGCTACCCGGTGCTGCCGGCCGACCTCGGCTGGCGCGGCGAGCACTACGGGCGCGAGGACCTTGGACTGAACGTCGCCGACGCCCCGGTCGAGACCGTCAGGACACTGGCCGGGCTCACGGGCAGGGACATGCGACGTCGCGACATGCTCCAGGACGGGCCGGCCTTCGTCGCCAGCGCGTTCGCCGAGCCGGTGCTGTCGAGCATCACCGGCGTCGTCCGGCGGGCCATGCAGCTGAGCACGGAGGTCTCGACCAGCAGCGCCGCCATGATCAGAGACATGACGGAGACCTTCCGCCGGCTGGACGCGCGGTTCGGCAGCGGGGAGATCCGGTCCCAGGTGGTGACCTTCCTGCACGACCGCACCCGGGCCGCGATGCGCGACAACCCGGACGCCGACCTGTGCGGTGCGCTCGCCGAGCTCACCCAGTTCGGCGGCTGGCTCGCGCAGGACAGCGACCGGCAGGCTCTCGCCCAGCGCTACTACATCCAGGCGCTCAGCCTCGCCGAGCACGCCGACGACGCCCAGCTGGCCGGGCGGGTGCTGGCTGCCATGAGCGACCAGGCCGCTCGGCTCGGCTACGAGCGCCAGGGCCTGTCGATGGCGCGGGCGGCCGTCGACCGCGCGCACCGCAGGGCCGCGCCGACGGTCGAGGCGATGCTGTACGACAAACACGCCTGGGCCTGCGCGCAGGCGAAGGACGAGGCGGGCTGCGTCGGCGCGCTGAACGCGATGGAGCGGGCCATCGGACGCGGCGCGGATGCCGACGAGCCGGCCTGGGCCGCGCACTACAACGCGGGCGACGTCGCCGAGTGCGTCGGCCACTGCTACCTGCTGCTGGACCGGCCGGAGCGGGCCGCCGAGTACCTGGTCGAGGCGCGGGTGCTGCAGGACTCCAGCCGCGCCAGGACCCGCAGCTACGCCGAGGCGGACCTCGCGATCGCCTACCTGCGCGGCCAGTCCCCCGACCTGGAGGCCGCGCTGGAGGCCGGCCAGCGTGCCGTCGAGTTCGCCGGGCCGGTGTCGTCGGTCCGGGTCACCGACAAGCTGCGCGAGCTGGACACCGCCTTCGCGCCGTACCGGGCCACGTCGGCGGACGTCCAGGAATGGCGCGCCGACGCGGCGCAGATCGTCGACCGCTTCCCGACGTCGCGCAGGCCAGGCCCGCTCGACTAG
- a CDS encoding electron transfer flavoprotein subunit beta/FixA family protein: protein MNIVVTVKQVPDTWAEKKLDAADKTVDRVSVDNVMNEMDEYGVEEALKIKEAHGGEVTVVTMGPAKAVETIRKALSMGADKAVHLTDDSLHGSDALQTSAALAKVIATLNPDLVITATEASDARGGVMGALLAERLGLPQLTQARKVTVDPGASKVTVERLADNGYALVEASLPAVVGVVEKINQPRYPSFKGIMAAKKKPLTTLSAGDAGLDGGSVGLAAAGSTVVDAKPAPPRQSGTIVKDEGDGGTKIADFLAAQKLI, encoded by the coding sequence GTGAACATCGTCGTTACCGTCAAGCAGGTTCCTGATACCTGGGCGGAGAAGAAGCTCGACGCCGCGGACAAGACGGTCGACCGCGTCAGCGTCGACAACGTCATGAACGAGATGGACGAGTACGGGGTCGAAGAGGCCCTCAAGATCAAGGAAGCGCACGGCGGTGAGGTGACCGTCGTCACGATGGGCCCGGCGAAGGCCGTCGAGACGATCCGCAAGGCCCTCTCGATGGGCGCGGACAAGGCGGTTCACCTGACCGACGACTCGCTGCACGGCTCGGACGCGCTGCAGACGTCCGCCGCGCTGGCGAAGGTCATCGCGACGCTCAACCCGGATCTCGTCATCACGGCGACCGAGGCCTCTGACGCGCGCGGTGGCGTGATGGGTGCGCTTCTGGCCGAGCGGCTCGGGCTCCCGCAGCTCACCCAGGCCCGCAAGGTGACTGTCGACCCGGGTGCCAGCAAGGTCACCGTCGAGCGGCTGGCCGACAACGGCTACGCCCTCGTCGAGGCGAGCCTGCCGGCCGTCGTCGGCGTCGTCGAGAAGATCAACCAGCCGCGGTACCCCTCCTTCAAGGGCATCATGGCCGCGAAGAAGAAGCCGCTGACCACGCTCTCGGCCGGTGACGCCGGCCTGGACGGTGGGTCGGTCGGTCTCGCGGCCGCGGGCTCGACGGTCGTCGACGCCAAGCCGGCGCCGCCGCGGCAGAGCGGCACGATCGTCAAGGACGAGGGTGACGGCGGAACGAAGATCGCCGACTTCCTCGCGGCGCAGAAGCTCATCTGA
- a CDS encoding electron transfer flavoprotein subunit alpha/FixB family protein, which produces MAEVLVLVEHADGEPKKVTGELLTLARSLGEPAAVFAGGAGTYAKAKAYLAEYGAAKVYVVESDDVADYVAAPVAEVLAKLVVDATPTAVLVAATSDSREVAARVAAKTDSGLIWDAVAVDADLTATQGVFGGSTIVHSKITKGTPVIVVRPNSTAPVAAPGSPAEVTVDIAISDAAKGAKIVDRVAEAKSGRPDLTEAQVVVSGGRGLGAAEHFALVEKLADTLGAAVGASRAATDAGWYPHQNQVGQTGKTVSPQLYIAVGISGAIQHRAGMQTSKTIVAINKDPEAPIFEFADYGLVGDLFNVVPQLTDEVEKRKG; this is translated from the coding sequence ATGGCAGAGGTTCTCGTTCTCGTCGAGCATGCCGACGGTGAGCCGAAAAAGGTCACCGGCGAGCTGCTGACGCTGGCCCGCTCGCTCGGTGAGCCGGCCGCGGTGTTCGCCGGCGGCGCCGGCACCTACGCGAAGGCCAAGGCATACCTGGCCGAGTACGGCGCCGCCAAGGTCTACGTCGTCGAATCCGACGACGTGGCCGACTACGTCGCGGCCCCGGTCGCCGAGGTGCTCGCCAAGCTGGTCGTCGACGCCACGCCGACGGCGGTGCTGGTCGCCGCGACGTCCGACTCCCGCGAGGTGGCGGCGCGCGTGGCCGCGAAGACCGACTCCGGCCTGATCTGGGACGCGGTCGCGGTCGACGCGGACCTGACCGCCACCCAGGGCGTCTTCGGTGGCTCCACGATCGTACATTCCAAGATCACCAAGGGCACCCCGGTGATCGTGGTCCGCCCGAACTCGACCGCCCCGGTCGCCGCCCCCGGCTCGCCCGCCGAGGTCACCGTCGACATCGCGATCTCCGACGCCGCCAAGGGCGCGAAGATCGTCGACCGGGTGGCCGAGGCCAAGTCCGGCCGGCCGGACCTCACCGAGGCGCAGGTTGTCGTCTCCGGTGGTCGCGGCCTCGGTGCCGCCGAGCACTTCGCCCTGGTGGAGAAGCTCGCCGACACCCTCGGCGCCGCGGTCGGCGCCTCCCGCGCCGCGACCGACGCCGGCTGGTACCCGCACCAGAACCAGGTCGGCCAGACCGGCAAGACCGTGTCGCCGCAGCTCTACATCGCGGTCGGCATCTCCGGCGCCATTCAGCACCGGGCCGGCATGCAGACCTCGAAGACCATCGTCGCCATCAACAAGGACCCCGAGGCGCCGATCTTCGAGTTCGCCGACTACGGCCTGGTGGGCGACCTGTTCAACGTCGTCCCGCAGCTGACCGACGAGGTCGAGAAGCGCAAGGGCTGA
- a CDS encoding ROK family protein: protein MAADGNTGTYRVTSSTERVTVTSGPVTTTTTTRVTMTAEGLGAGRHRAALALDIGGTKLAAGVVDATGSVLGRARRPMPKTLDPEVTFAAAVDCLHAALGDAGLGGRYDYAGLAGLGVGCGGPMQWPSGEVSPLNIPSWRDFPLRARLRDAFGEIGVLVHNDAVALAVGEHWTGTGRDARNLLALTVSTGVGGGLILDGRLFHGRSGNAGHVGHLVVDPAGPDCVCGGVGCLEAIASGPRTVAWALDEGWRPEPAASGSAAPGASAAATGDPPAGPDSAEAGGARAGAVGSGAEGDGKPAADGYALAASAAAGDKIARAALTRAGDAVGVGLASCAATFDLDLITVAGGFSQSGPIFWDALRAAFDRHAGMEFARAVRVEPSSAPADVALRGAAAFILAPDRYAWVG, encoded by the coding sequence ATGGCGGCGGACGGTAATACGGGCACGTATAGGGTGACGAGCTCCACCGAGCGGGTGACGGTGACCTCTGGCCCGGTGACCACCACGACGACCACCAGGGTCACGATGACGGCCGAGGGACTCGGCGCGGGACGTCATCGCGCGGCTCTGGCGCTCGACATCGGCGGTACCAAGCTCGCCGCTGGAGTCGTCGACGCCACGGGCTCCGTACTCGGCCGGGCCCGGCGGCCGATGCCGAAGACCCTCGATCCCGAGGTGACGTTCGCGGCGGCCGTCGACTGCCTGCACGCCGCCCTCGGCGACGCCGGCCTCGGTGGCCGGTACGACTACGCGGGCCTCGCCGGTCTCGGTGTCGGCTGCGGTGGGCCGATGCAGTGGCCCTCCGGCGAGGTCTCGCCCCTGAACATCCCGTCCTGGCGCGACTTCCCCCTGCGGGCCCGGCTGCGGGACGCGTTCGGCGAGATCGGGGTGCTCGTGCACAACGACGCGGTCGCGCTGGCCGTGGGCGAGCACTGGACCGGCACCGGGCGCGACGCCCGCAACCTGCTCGCGCTGACCGTCTCCACCGGCGTCGGCGGCGGTCTGATTCTCGACGGCCGGCTCTTCCACGGCCGGTCCGGCAACGCCGGGCATGTCGGCCATCTCGTCGTCGACCCGGCCGGGCCCGACTGCGTCTGTGGCGGTGTGGGCTGCCTCGAGGCGATCGCCTCCGGTCCGCGCACGGTCGCCTGGGCCCTGGACGAGGGCTGGCGGCCGGAACCGGCCGCGTCCGGCTCGGCTGCCCCGGGCGCTTCGGCCGCGGCCACCGGCGACCCGCCGGCTGGTCCGGACTCGGCCGAGGCCGGCGGGGCTCGGGCCGGCGCGGTCGGGAGCGGCGCCGAAGGGGACGGGAAGCCGGCCGCCGACGGCTACGCCCTCGCGGCCTCGGCCGCCGCCGGAGACAAGATCGCGCGGGCGGCGCTCACCCGGGCTGGTGACGCGGTCGGCGTCGGGCTGGCGTCGTGCGCGGCGACCTTCGACCTCGACCTGATCACCGTCGCCGGGGGATTCTCCCAGTCCGGCCCGATCTTCTGGGACGCGCTGCGGGCCGCCTTCGACCGGCACGCCGGCATGGAGTTCGCCCGCGCCGTCCGGGTCGAGCCCAGCTCGGCCCCGGCCGACGTCGCCCTGCGCGGTGCCGCTGCCTTCATCCTCGCCCCCGACCGGTACGCCTGGGTCGGCTGA
- a CDS encoding RNA-binding S4 domain-containing protein, which produces MREIKIRDEMIRLGQFLKLADLVESGGDLKPLLAEGLVKVNNEVETRRGRQLSRGDVVTLADRSVRVG; this is translated from the coding sequence GTGCGCGAGATCAAGATCAGGGACGAGATGATCAGGCTGGGCCAGTTTCTCAAGCTGGCGGACCTGGTCGAGTCGGGCGGCGACCTCAAGCCGCTCCTGGCCGAGGGCCTCGTGAAGGTGAACAACGAGGTCGAGACCCGCCGCGGCCGCCAGCTGAGCCGCGGCGACGTCGTCACCCTCGCTGACCGGTCCGTCCGGGTGGGCTGA
- a CDS encoding SDR family oxidoreductase yields the protein MTAPSTPDQAAGQEPADGPPVALITGAARGLGAAVARALDAAGYRLVLVDIAVDGSGTETRPAGHKNTGAPADADTADAPGPAAADGMRPYPFATRAQLEETAAGCRAAVAVRADVRIQAELDAAVRLALSRFGRLDAVVAAAGVIAGGPPGWETDDEAWRLLIDVNLTGVLTTARATIPALLRAPAGRFVAVSSAAGTRPLARLAAYAASKHGVIGLVRSIAADLAGTTVTANVVCPGSMDTTMLAETATVYGLTDPGEFAQHAYLRRLLDPTEVAAAAAFLCSPAAGGLTGAVIPVDGGFTG from the coding sequence ATGACGGCGCCGAGCACCCCCGACCAGGCGGCGGGCCAAGAACCGGCCGACGGCCCGCCCGTCGCTCTGATCACTGGAGCGGCACGCGGCCTCGGCGCGGCCGTGGCCAGGGCACTCGACGCCGCCGGCTACCGGCTCGTCCTCGTCGACATCGCGGTGGACGGCAGCGGCACCGAAACCAGGCCCGCCGGCCACAAGAACACCGGCGCGCCGGCTGACGCCGACACCGCAGACGCGCCGGGCCCCGCGGCTGCCGACGGCATGCGTCCCTATCCGTTCGCGACCCGGGCGCAGCTGGAGGAGACCGCCGCCGGTTGCCGAGCAGCGGTGGCGGTGCGCGCCGATGTCCGGATCCAGGCCGAACTGGATGCCGCCGTACGCCTGGCGCTGAGCCGGTTCGGCCGGCTGGACGCGGTCGTCGCCGCGGCCGGGGTGATCGCCGGCGGGCCCCCTGGCTGGGAGACCGACGACGAGGCGTGGCGGCTGCTGATCGACGTCAATCTGACCGGCGTTCTCACCACCGCCCGCGCGACCATTCCGGCGCTGCTGCGCGCCCCCGCTGGACGATTCGTCGCGGTGAGCTCGGCGGCCGGTACCCGCCCGCTCGCCCGCCTTGCCGCCTACGCGGCGTCGAAACACGGGGTGATTGGTCTGGTCCGCAGCATCGCGGCTGATCTGGCGGGCACGACCGTGACGGCCAACGTCGTCTGCCCGGGCTCGATGGACACGACGATGCTCGCCGAAACCGCGACCGTGTACGGCCTCACGGATCCCGGCGAGTTCGCCCAGCACGCCTACCTGCGCCGCCTGCTCGACCCCACCGAGGTCGCCGCCGCGGCGGCGTTCCTCTGCTCCCCCGCCGCAGGCGGCCTGACCGGCGCGGTCATCCCCGTCGACGGCGGCTTCACCGGTTGA